In a single window of the Pseudorca crassidens isolate mPseCra1 chromosome 9, mPseCra1.hap1, whole genome shotgun sequence genome:
- the HPX gene encoding hemopexin produces the protein MARALGTPVVPWLLGLCWSLANAHPLSLANAPRHGAERGNATKLDPDVIERCSDGWGFDATTLDEHGTMLFFKGEFVWKGQDWTRELISERWKDVPGPVDAAFRHGHDRVFLIKGDRVWVYPHDKKEYPKLLQEEFPGIPSPVDAAVECHTEECRNEGVLFFQGNRTWFWDFTTKTKKERRSWQAVGNCSSAMRWLSRYYCFRGNQFLRFNPVTGMVFPKYPLDVRDYFMPCPGRGHAHGNATRHGDKRCSPDLVLSALLSDKHGATYAFSGSHYWRLDTSQDGWHSWPIEHLWPHGPSTVDTAFSWDDKLYLIQGTQVYIFLTKGGYILVDGYPKQLEKEFGSPHGINLDTVDAAFTCPGSSRLHIMAGRRLWWLDLKLGAQATWTELPWPHEKVDTALCTEKSLGPSSCSANGLGLYLVQGPNLYCYGDVEKLNVAKALPQPQKVNSLLGCPH, from the exons ATGGCTCGGGCACTGGGAACACCAGTTGTACCGTGGTTGTTGGGCTTGTGCTGGTCTCTGGCTAACGCCCATCCTCTTTCTCT GGCTAATGCCCCTAGGCATGGAGCTGAACGTGGGAATGCAACCAAGTTGGACCCCGATGTGATCG AACGCTGCTCGGATGGCTGGGGCTTTGATGCTACTACCCTGGATGAGCATGGGACTATGCTGTTTTTTAAAG GGGAGTTCGTGTGGAAGGGTCAAGACTGGACTCGGGAGTTAATCTCAGAGAGGTGGAAGGATGTCCCTGGCCCCGTGGATGCTGCATTCCGCCATGGTCATGACAGAGTCTTTCTGATCAAG GGGGACAGAGTCTGGGTATACCCTCATGATAAGAAGGAATATCCAAAGTTGCTCCAAGAGGAGTTTCCTGGAATCCCATCCCCAGTGGATGCAGCTGTGGAATGTCACACTGAAGAATGCAGAAATGAGGGTGTCTTGTTCTTCCAAG GCAACCGCACGTGGTTCTGGGACTTCActacaaaaaccaaaaaggaacGACGTTCCTGGCAGGCTGTTGGCAACTGCTCTTCTGCCATGCGATGGCTCAGCCGCTACTACTGCTTCCGGGGTAACCAATTCCTGCGCTTCAACCCTGTCACGGGAATGGTGTTTCCTAAATACCCTCTGGATGTCCGAGACTACTTTATGCCCTGCCCTGGCAGAG GCCATGCACACGGGAATGCGACTCGCCATGGGGATAAACGCTGTAGCCCAGATCTAGTCTTGTCTGCACTGCTGTCTGACAAACACGGTGCCACCTATGCCTTCAGTG GATCCCACTACTGGCGTCTGGACACCAGCCAGGACGGGTGGCATAGCTGGCCCATTGAGCATCTGTGGCCCCATGGTCCTTCAACAGTGGATACTGCCTTTTCCTGGGATGATAAGCTCTATCTGATCCAG GGCACCCAGGTATATATCTTCCTGACAAAGGGAGGCTATATCCTAGTAGATGGTTATCCAAAGCAGCTGGAGAAGGAATTCGGGAGCCCTCATGGGATCAACCTTGATACTGTGGATGCAGCCTTTACCTGTCCTGGGTCTTCTCGCCTCCACATCATGGCAG GACGGCGGCTGTGGTGGCTGGACCTGAAGTTAGGAGCTCAAGCCACGTGGACAGAGCTTCCTTGGCCCCATGAAAAGGTTGACACGGCCCTGTGTACGGAAAAGTCTCTGGGCCCCAGCTCGTGTTCCGCCAATGGTCTCGGCTTGTACCTCGTCCAAGGCCCCAATTTGTACTGCTACGGAGACGTGGAGAAATTGAATGTGGCCAaggcccttccccagccccagaaAGTAAACAGCCTCCTGGGTTGCCCTCACTGA